The following coding sequences are from one Anolis sagrei isolate rAnoSag1 chromosome 6, rAnoSag1.mat, whole genome shotgun sequence window:
- the MED11 gene encoding mediator of RNA polymerase II transcription subunit 11, whose protein sequence is MATASGGGGGGASGASGYGLGLANERLRILEELEREIGAALQSAGTVILELSKEKPNERLLDRQAAQFVASVQKVESELSAQIRYLTQVATGQPHEGSSYSARKDCQMALKRVDYAQVKLGELSRTCEQMLEP, encoded by the exons ATGGCGACGGCGAgcggaggcggcggcggaggggCGAGCGGGGCGAGCGGCTACGGGCTGGGCTTGGCCAACGAGCGCCTCCGGATCCTGGAAGAGCTGGAGCGGGAGATCGGGGCGGCGCTGCAGAGCGCGG GCACGGTGATCCTGGAGCTGTCCAAGGAGAAGCCCAACGAGCGCCTGCTGGACCGCCAGGCCGCCCAGTTCGTGGCCTCCGTCCAGAAGGTCGAGTCCGAGCTCTCCGCACAGATACGCTACCTCACACAG GTGGCCACGGGGCAGCCCCACGAGGGGTCCAGCTACTCTGCGCGCAAGGACTGCCAGATGGCCCTCAAGCGGGTCGACTACGCGCAGGTCAAGCTGGGCGAGCTCTCCAGGACCTGCGAGCAGATGCTGGAGCCGTAG
- the LOC132777454 gene encoding autophagy-related protein 16-like, whose protein sequence is MRRREPFPSPALPPSAHAPALLKGPPLKRRRRMNPSGAWRQHVRAELRRREGRAAGWRAALQRHERLEERLEAQQAQLAEGLLRAGERGGEEGGGPRRAPGTLDLAALHLQLQMDVAQLRQEREELRQQVAFLAEALREAEAENQEQRARMGRLAQEASSLGREFEEAQCKAWSLRREAEGLRAELSGARALLREAQRERMELEARWVQEKALEAQRLNGANRRQEKYQRKVTLLQETLERMREAAAAATGDADGTEEGAPAKGSSLSSSSEEAEMDTGGGCGGGQAEGRPPSPLPLPAGAEAERS, encoded by the exons ATGCGCAGAAGAGAGCCCTTCCCCTcgcctgccctccctccctctgcgcATGCGCCGGCGCTCTTAAAGGGCCCGCCccttaagaggaggaggaggatgaatccGAGCGGAGCGTGGCGGCAGCACGTGCGGGCGGAGCTGCGGAGGCGGGAGGGGCGCGCGGCCGGGTGGAGGGCGGCGCTGCAGCGAC ATGAGCGGCTGGAGGAGAGGCTGGAGGCCCAGCAGGCGCAGCTGGCAGAGGGGCTGCTCCGCGCAGGAGaacgaggaggagaagaaggaggcggGCCCCGCAG GGCCCCCGGCACCTTGGACCTGGCCGCTCTCCACCTCCAGCTGCAGATGGACGTGGCCCAGCTCCGGCAGGAAAGGGAAGAG CTGCGCCAACAGGTTGCCTTCCTGGCAGAAGCCCTGAGGGAGGCCGAGGCCGAGAACCAGGAGCAGCGGGCCAG GATGGGGCGCCTGGCGCAGGAGGCGTCGTCCTTGGGGCGCGAGTTCGAGGAGGCGCAGTGCAAGGCGTGGTCGCTGCGCCGAGAGGCGGAGGGGCTGCGCGCGGAGCTGAGTGGGGCGCGGGCGCTGCTGCGAGAGGCCCAGAGGGAGCGCATGGAGCTGGAGGCCCGATGGGTGCAGGAGAAGGCCCTCGAGGCACAGCGCCTCAACGGGGCCAACCGCCGCCAGGAGAA GTACCAGCGAAAGGTGACCCTCCTCCAGGAGACGTTGGAGCGGATGAGGGAGGCCGCTGCTGCCGCCACCGGAGA CGCTGACGGGACGGAGGAAGGGGCGCCTGCAAAGGGAAGCAGCTTGAGCTCGTCCAGCGAAGAAGCAGAAATG GACACCGGAGGAGGGTGCGGCGGCGGTCAAGCAGAAGGGAGGCCCCccagccccctccccctcccggcAGGCGCAGAGGCAG AGAGATCCTGA
- the CXCL16 gene encoding C-X-C motif chemokine 16 isoform X2 has protein sequence MFGNEGGTAGSCNCRRKDTIQPDRVISQVQSWGDCQQSSLRYVQFFFPNFSLCVPLGDPGAERLKELISQKENARVDASKGDQGPPTGTPKAQPEPPFQRDAPPTSKGPPTAQPDAPRTTQEEETPATQGPSEPLLTPGAAVGQPGRPPTPQQGSGPGQSDPQPPSSSHTVAIVSLLGTVLILVAVVVFLICRKRRRDGTLHPAVLGEEIHRLNLPEKT, from the exons A TGTTTGGGAATGAGGGGGGCACGGCCGGGAGCTGCAATTGCCGGAGGAAGGACACCATCCAGCCAGACCGAGTGATAAGCCAAGTCCAGTCCTGGGGCGACTGCCAGCAGTCCAGCCTGCGATACGTCCA GTTCTTTTTCCCAAATTTCAGCCTTTGCGTCCCACTTGGCGACCCGGGGGCCGAAAGATTGAAGGAGCTGATATCACAAAAAG AAAATGCAAGAGTGGACGCCAGCAAAGGAGACCAGGGACCCCCAACAGGGACCCCCAAAGCACAGCCGGAGCCCCCCTTCCAAAGGGACGCTCCTCCGACCTCCAAGGGACCCCCAACAGCCCAGCCGGACGCCCCTCGGACAACGCAAG AGGAGGAGACCCCTGCCACGCAGGGGCCCTCGGAGCCCCTCCTCACCCCGGGGGCCGCAGTGGGGCAGCCAGGGAGACCCCCAACGCCCCAGCAAG GGTCTGGTCCCGGCCAGTCGGACCCCCAGCCGCCCTCTTCATCCCACACCGTCGCCATCGTCAGCCTTCTGGGAACAGTGCTCATCTTGGTGGCCGTCGTGGTGTTCTTGATTTGCCGGAAGAGGCGTCGGGATGGGACACTTCACCCGGCTGTCCTAG GCGAGGAGATCCATCGGCTGAACCTTCCTGAGAAGACCTGA
- the CXCL16 gene encoding C-X-C motif chemokine 16 isoform X1, whose amino-acid sequence MWIQNRAPPPRTDPPPRHCAWKEGRHLRAARDCLMFGNEGGTAGSCNCRRKDTIQPDRVISQVQSWGDCQQSSLRYVQFFFPNFSLCVPLGDPGAERLKELISQKENARVDASKGDQGPPTGTPKAQPEPPFQRDAPPTSKGPPTAQPDAPRTTQEEETPATQGPSEPLLTPGAAVGQPGRPPTPQQGSGPGQSDPQPPSSSHTVAIVSLLGTVLILVAVVVFLICRKRRRDGTLHPAVLGEEIHRLNLPEKT is encoded by the exons atgtggatccagAACAGGGCTCCACCGCCACGTactgacccaccaccaagacactgcgCTTGGAAGGAAGGCCGTCATCTTCGGGCTGCGAGGGATTGCCTGA TGTTTGGGAATGAGGGGGGCACGGCCGGGAGCTGCAATTGCCGGAGGAAGGACACCATCCAGCCAGACCGAGTGATAAGCCAAGTCCAGTCCTGGGGCGACTGCCAGCAGTCCAGCCTGCGATACGTCCA GTTCTTTTTCCCAAATTTCAGCCTTTGCGTCCCACTTGGCGACCCGGGGGCCGAAAGATTGAAGGAGCTGATATCACAAAAAG AAAATGCAAGAGTGGACGCCAGCAAAGGAGACCAGGGACCCCCAACAGGGACCCCCAAAGCACAGCCGGAGCCCCCCTTCCAAAGGGACGCTCCTCCGACCTCCAAGGGACCCCCAACAGCCCAGCCGGACGCCCCTCGGACAACGCAAG AGGAGGAGACCCCTGCCACGCAGGGGCCCTCGGAGCCCCTCCTCACCCCGGGGGCCGCAGTGGGGCAGCCAGGGAGACCCCCAACGCCCCAGCAAG GGTCTGGTCCCGGCCAGTCGGACCCCCAGCCGCCCTCTTCATCCCACACCGTCGCCATCGTCAGCCTTCTGGGAACAGTGCTCATCTTGGTGGCCGTCGTGGTGTTCTTGATTTGCCGGAAGAGGCGTCGGGATGGGACACTTCACCCGGCTGTCCTAG GCGAGGAGATCCATCGGCTGAACCTTCCTGAGAAGACCTGA